In Solimonas sp. K1W22B-7, the DNA window CGACCTGGGCGGAGCCGGTGCGCAAGCTGGCGGTGGTGCTGCGCCTGGCCTACATCCTGCACCGCTCCCGCGGCCCCAAGCTCAAGCCACCGATCCGCGTGACCGCGCAACGCCGCGCGGTGGACCTGGCCTTCACCCAGAAGCGCTGGCTGGAGAAGCATCCGCTGACCAAGGCGGAGCTGGAGCAGGAGATCGAGACGCTGGCGACGCTGCAGATCAGGTTGCGGCTGCAGTAAGAAGCAGCGGTCCGCGAATGAACGCAAATAAACGCGAATACACCGAATCCCGCTATTTGCGTTGATTCGCGTTCATTTGCGGACTGCTCGGCTGTGAGAAGCGCATCGCGTGCCCCGGGCATCCTGGCTATGTAGGATCGAGCTTGCTCGCGACCTGCTGCGACAGGTCGGCAGCAAGCTGCCTCCTACATGGCGTGCTCCGGGACTCGAACTACGGCGTTTCCTCAAGGATCTTCAGCTGGATCGCCTTGCCCTCGATCTTCTCCGGCCGCACGTAGTTGCCGTCCGGCTGCAGGATCCAGGACTGCGCGGTGTCGGCGAGGTAGCCGCTGAGTTCTTCCAGGATGCGCGCGCGGATCTTCTTGTCTTCCACCGGGAAGGCCACTTCCACGCGGCGGAACAGGTTGCGTTCCATCCAGTCGGCGCTGGACAGCCAGACCTCGGCGGCGCCGTCGTTGAGGAAGCTGAACACGCGGTGGTGTTCCAGGAAGCGGCCGACGATCGAGCGTACCGTGATGTTGTCCGACAGGCCCTTCACGCCGGGCCGCAGCGAGCACATGCCGCGCACGATGCAGTCGATCTGCACGCCGGCCTGCGAGGCGCGGTACAGGGCCTGGATGATCTCCGGTTCCACCAGCGAGTTCATCTTGAGGATGACGCGCGCCGGCTTGCCCTTCCCGGCATTGTCGATCTCGCGCTCGATGCGGGTGTGGAAACCCTTGGCCATCGTGAACGGCGACTGCAGCAGCTTGTGCAGCTTGGTCACCTTGCCCAGGCTGGTCAGCTGCAGGAACACGGCGTGCACGTCCTGGCAGATCTGCTTGTCGGCGGTGAACAGGCCGTAGTCGGTGTACATGCGCGCGGTACGCGGATGGTAGTTGCCGGTGCCCAGGTGCGCGTAGTGCTTGAGGCCCGCCTCTTCGCGGCGCACGATCAGGCACATCTTGGCGTGCGTCTTGTAGCCCACCACGCCGTAGACCACGTGGGCGCCGACGTCCTGCAGCTGCTCGGCGAGGTCGATGTTGGCCTCCTCGTCGAAGCGCGCGCGCAGTTCCACCACGGCGGTCACTTCCTTGCCGTTGCGGGCGGCCTCGATCAGGGCCTCCACGATCGCCGACTTGGGGCCGGTGCGGTACAGGGTCTGCTTGATCGCCAGCACATTGGGGTCGCGCGCCGCCTGGCGCAGGAACTCCACCACCGGCGTGAAGGACTCGTAGGGGTGATGCAGCAGCTGGTCCTTGGAGCGGATCGCGGCGAACAGGTCGCCGGTGATGGCTTTCGGGGTGCGCGCGACGAAGGCCGGGTACTTCAGCTCCGGGCGATCGACCAGGTCCGGCACCTGCATCAGGCGCATCAGGTTGACCGGGCCGTGACAGGAGTAGATGTCCACCGGCTGCAGCTGCATTTCCTCGGCCAGGTAGCTGATCATCCGCTCGGGGCAGTTGTGCGCCACTTCCAGGCGTACCGTGTCGCCCCACTGGCGCTGCGCCAGGATGTCTTCCAGCTCCTCCAGCAGGTCCTCGGCCTCGGCTTCGTCCAGCGCCAGGTCGGAGTTGCGCGTCACGCGGAACTGGAAGCAGCCGCTGGCCTCCATGCCCGGAAACAGCTCGTCGATGTAGGCGTGGATCACCGAGGACAGGAACACGAAGTCATGCGGGCCGCTGCCCTCCACGCCCTTGGGCAGCTGGATCAGGCGCGGCAGGGCGCGCGGCGCCTGCACGATGGCATAGGCGGTATTGCGGCCGAAAGCGTCCTTGCCCGACAGCGACACGATGAAGTTCAGCGACTTGTTGAGGATGCGCGGGAACGGGTGCGCCGGGTCCAGCCCGATCGGCGAGAGCACCGGCGCCAGCTCATTCTGGAAGTAGTTGCGCAGCCAGGCGTCCTGCTCGGGCGTCCACTCGCTGCGGCGCACGAAGCGGATCTTCTCCTTCTCCAGCGCCGGGATCAGCACCTCGTTGAACACCCGGTACTGCTCCTGCACCAGGGCGTGGGCACGGGTGCCGATCGCCACCAGGCTCTCCGCCGGGGTCTGGCCGTCGGCGCCGCGCTGGTTGGGGTTGATCTCGGCCAGCTGCTGCAGGCCGGCAACGCGGATCTCGAAGAACTCGTCGAGGTTGGAACTGGAGATGCACAGGAACTTGAGGCGTTCCAGCAGCGGCACCGTCTCGTCCAGGGCCTGGGCCAGCACCCGGCGGTTGAATTCGAGCAGCGACAGCTCGCGGTTCAGGAACAGCTCGGAGGGGTTCAGCTCGAGCGTCGGGGGGTTCTTCATGGGATCGTTCGCAGAAGGTTCGGCCGGGACCCGG includes these proteins:
- the ppk1 gene encoding polyphosphate kinase 1; translated protein: MKNPPTLELNPSELFLNRELSLLEFNRRVLAQALDETVPLLERLKFLCISSSNLDEFFEIRVAGLQQLAEINPNQRGADGQTPAESLVAIGTRAHALVQEQYRVFNEVLIPALEKEKIRFVRRSEWTPEQDAWLRNYFQNELAPVLSPIGLDPAHPFPRILNKSLNFIVSLSGKDAFGRNTAYAIVQAPRALPRLIQLPKGVEGSGPHDFVFLSSVIHAYIDELFPGMEASGCFQFRVTRNSDLALDEAEAEDLLEELEDILAQRQWGDTVRLEVAHNCPERMISYLAEEMQLQPVDIYSCHGPVNLMRLMQVPDLVDRPELKYPAFVARTPKAITGDLFAAIRSKDQLLHHPYESFTPVVEFLRQAARDPNVLAIKQTLYRTGPKSAIVEALIEAARNGKEVTAVVELRARFDEEANIDLAEQLQDVGAHVVYGVVGYKTHAKMCLIVRREEAGLKHYAHLGTGNYHPRTARMYTDYGLFTADKQICQDVHAVFLQLTSLGKVTKLHKLLQSPFTMAKGFHTRIEREIDNAGKGKPARVILKMNSLVEPEIIQALYRASQAGVQIDCIVRGMCSLRPGVKGLSDNITVRSIVGRFLEHHRVFSFLNDGAAEVWLSSADWMERNLFRRVEVAFPVEDKKIRARILEELSGYLADTAQSWILQPDGNYVRPEKIEGKAIQLKILEETP